One part of the Janthinobacterium sp. 17J80-10 genome encodes these proteins:
- a CDS encoding aminodeoxychorismate/anthranilate synthase component II, which yields MLLMIDNYDSFTYNLVQYFGELGEDVRTYRNDEITLDEITKLNPARICISPGPCTPHEAGISVPVLQRFAGKLPILGVCLGHQSIGAAFGGKVVRAKQVMHGKTSAIEHTGAGVFKGLPNPFTVIRYHSLAIERASLPDCLEVTAWTEDGEIMGVRHKEFAIEGVQFHPESILSEHGHALLKNFLTA from the coding sequence ATGCTGCTGATGATCGACAACTATGATTCCTTCACCTATAACCTGGTGCAGTATTTCGGCGAACTGGGCGAGGATGTGCGCACCTATCGCAACGATGAAATCACCCTCGACGAAATCACGAAGCTGAATCCGGCGCGCATCTGCATTTCGCCCGGTCCCTGCACGCCGCACGAAGCGGGCATTTCGGTGCCGGTTCTGCAGCGATTCGCCGGCAAGCTGCCGATCCTGGGCGTGTGCCTGGGGCATCAGAGCATCGGCGCGGCGTTCGGCGGCAAGGTGGTGCGTGCCAAGCAAGTCATGCATGGCAAGACCTCGGCCATCGAACATACCGGCGCCGGCGTCTTCAAGGGCTTGCCCAATCCCTTTACCGTGATCCGCTACCATTCCCTGGCCATCGAGCGCGCGTCGCTGCCGGATTGCCTGGAAGTGACGGCCTGGACCGAGGATGGCGAAATCATGGGCGTGCGGCACAAGGAATTCGCCATCGAAGGCGTGCAATTTCACCCGGAATCGATCCTGTCGGAACATGGTCACGCGCTGTTGAAGAATTTTCTGACAGCCTGA
- the trpE gene encoding anthranilate synthase component I, with product MTELEFKSLATQGYNRIPLIAEAFADLETPLTLYLKLAQPQHAGKNSFLLESVVGGERFGRYSFIGLPATTLLRSFGKRIEVVRHDEVVENHEGNPLEFIAQFQSRYKVAVSPGMPRFCGGLAGYFGYDAVRHIEKRLENGAPPDDLGLPEIQLLVTEELAVIDNLSGKLYLIVYADPSRPEAYTKAQQRLKDLRAMLRRAVDAPVTSASVRTESIRDFDKKDFLAAVGKAKEYIMAGDLMQVQVGQRIRKPYVDSPLSLYRALRSLNPSPYMYFYNFGDMQIVGASPEILVRNEATPDGRKKVTIRPLAGTRPRGSTPEHDQQLARELLADPKEIAEHVMLIDLARNDIGRIAEIGSVKVTDKFVIEKYSHVQHIVSNVEGTLKPEMSNLDVLKATFPAGTLSGAPKVRAMELIDELEPTKRGIYGGACGYLSFGGEMDLAIAIRTGVIKDGMLYVQAAAGVVADSVPEMEWQETENKARAVLRAAEQVQDGLDGGN from the coding sequence ATGACCGAACTCGAATTCAAATCGCTGGCCACGCAAGGCTATAACCGCATTCCCTTGATTGCCGAGGCTTTTGCCGACCTGGAAACCCCGCTGACGCTCTACCTGAAGCTGGCGCAACCGCAGCACGCCGGGAAGAATTCCTTCCTGCTTGAATCGGTGGTCGGCGGCGAGCGTTTCGGCCGCTATTCCTTCATCGGCTTGCCGGCCACGACCCTGCTGCGCAGCTTCGGCAAGCGCATCGAGGTCGTACGCCATGATGAAGTGGTGGAAAACCATGAAGGCAATCCGCTCGAATTCATCGCGCAATTCCAGTCACGCTACAAGGTGGCGGTCAGCCCGGGCATGCCGCGTTTTTGCGGCGGCCTGGCCGGCTACTTTGGCTACGATGCCGTGCGCCATATCGAAAAGCGCCTGGAAAACGGCGCGCCACCGGATGACCTTGGCCTGCCGGAGATCCAGTTGCTGGTCACGGAAGAACTGGCCGTGATCGACAACCTGTCGGGCAAGCTGTACCTGATCGTATATGCCGACCCGTCGCGCCCGGAAGCCTACACCAAGGCGCAGCAGCGCCTGAAGGACTTGCGCGCCATGCTGCGCCGCGCCGTCGATGCGCCGGTCACTTCGGCATCGGTGCGTACCGAGTCGATCCGCGACTTTGACAAGAAGGACTTCCTGGCTGCCGTAGGCAAGGCCAAGGAATACATCATGGCCGGCGACCTGATGCAGGTGCAGGTCGGCCAGCGCATCCGCAAGCCCTATGTGGATTCGCCGCTGTCGCTGTACCGCGCGCTGCGCTCGCTGAATCCTTCGCCCTACATGTATTTCTACAATTTCGGCGACATGCAGATCGTCGGCGCGTCGCCGGAAATCCTGGTGCGCAACGAAGCCACACCGGATGGCCGGAAAAAGGTCACGATCCGGCCACTGGCCGGAACCCGCCCGCGTGGCTCGACGCCGGAACACGACCAGCAACTGGCGCGGGAATTACTGGCCGACCCGAAGGAAATCGCCGAACACGTGATGCTGATCGACCTGGCCCGCAACGATATCGGCCGCATCGCCGAGATCGGCAGTGTGAAAGTCACCGACAAGTTCGTGATCGAAAAATATTCGCATGTGCAGCATATCGTCTCGAATGTCGAAGGCACGCTGAAGCCCGAAATGTCGAACCTCGATGTGCTGAAAGCCACTTTCCCCGCCGGGACCCTGTCGGGCGCGCCGAAAGTGCGGGCGATGGAATTGATCGACGAACTGGAGCCGACCAAGCGCGGCATCTATGGCGGCGCCTGCGGCTACCTGTCGTTCGGCGGCGAAATGGACCTGGCCATTGCGATTCGCACGGGCGTCATCAAGGATGGCATGCTCTACGTGCAGGCGGCCGCCGGCGTGGTAGCCGATTCGGTGCCCGAGATGGAATGGCAGGAAACCGAGAACAAGGCGCGCGCCGTATTGCGCGCGGCCGAGCAGGTGCAAGACGGACTGGATGGGGGAAACTGA
- the trpD gene encoding anthranilate phosphoribosyltransferase — translation MSITPQEALSRCIDHREIFHDEMLSLFRQIMSGEVSPVLIAALTMGLRVKKETIGEIAAAAQVMREFATKVEVANPDRLLDIVGTGGDGAHTFNISTTALFAVAAAGGQVAKHGGRSVSSSSGSADAMEALGAQINLKPELVAKSIEQSGIGFMFAPNHHAAMKHAAPVRKELGVRTIFNILGPLTNPAGAANILMGVFHPDLVGIQVRVLQRLGARRAVVVWGRDNLDEVTLGAGTMVGELIDGEIREYEIHPEDFGLQMAATRNLKVASAAESKVKMLEALDNKPGAVRDIVAINAGTALYAGGVASSIAEGLAKAQEALASGAARAKMEQFVKVTQALSRAA, via the coding sequence ATGTCCATCACACCACAAGAAGCCCTGTCGCGCTGTATCGACCATCGCGAAATCTTCCATGACGAGATGCTGTCGCTGTTCCGCCAGATCATGAGCGGCGAAGTGTCGCCAGTGTTGATCGCCGCGCTGACCATGGGACTTCGGGTCAAGAAAGAAACCATCGGCGAGATCGCTGCCGCCGCGCAGGTGATGCGCGAGTTCGCCACCAAGGTCGAGGTCGCCAATCCGGACAGGCTGCTGGATATTGTCGGCACCGGCGGCGATGGCGCGCATACCTTCAACATATCGACGACAGCGCTGTTCGCGGTCGCCGCTGCCGGGGGCCAGGTCGCCAAGCATGGCGGGCGCAGCGTCTCTTCCTCGTCCGGCAGCGCCGACGCCATGGAAGCACTGGGGGCGCAGATCAACCTGAAACCGGAACTGGTGGCCAAATCGATCGAACAGTCGGGCATCGGCTTCATGTTCGCGCCCAACCACCACGCCGCCATGAAACATGCGGCACCGGTGCGCAAGGAACTGGGCGTACGCACCATTTTCAATATCCTTGGGCCACTGACCAATCCCGCCGGTGCCGCCAATATCCTGATGGGCGTGTTCCATCCGGACCTGGTCGGCATCCAGGTGCGCGTGCTGCAGCGCCTCGGCGCCAGGCGCGCCGTGGTGGTGTGGGGCCGGGACAACCTCGATGAAGTGACGCTGGGTGCCGGCACCATGGTGGGCGAGCTGATCGACGGCGAAATCCGCGAATATGAAATCCATCCGGAAGATTTCGGCCTGCAGATGGCCGCCACCCGCAACCTGAAAGTCGCCAGCGCCGCTGAATCCAAAGTAAAGATGCTTGAAGCGCTGGATAACAAGCCGGGCGCGGTGCGCGACATCGTCGCCATCAACGCGGGCACCGCCCTGTATGCCGGGGGTGTGGCATCCTCGATCGCCGAGGGCCTGGCCAAGGCGCAGGAAGCGCTGGCCTCGGGCGCTGCGCGCGCAAAGATGGAGCAATTCGTGAAAGTCACGCAAGCGCTGAGCCGCGCCGCTTAA
- a CDS encoding phosphoglycolate phosphatase, whose amino-acid sequence MTARDPLLLTGIRAAIIDLDGTMVDTAPDFLVAINRMRADLSLAPLDIDTITNFVGKGTENLMRRVLAVDYAEDGVERHFDAALASYQRHYHAINGDFSSVYPEVHEGLKAMQERRLRLACVTNKPLAFALPLLEKTGLRGYFEIVYGGDSFPKKKPDPQPLLQVCSDFALAPAQVVAIGDSSNDAIAARAAGCRVLNVPYGYNHGQAVHEIDSDGIVSSLLEAAHLLSA is encoded by the coding sequence ATGACCGCGCGCGATCCTCTGCTGCTGACGGGCATCCGCGCTGCCATCATCGACCTTGACGGCACGATGGTGGATACGGCGCCGGATTTCCTGGTCGCCATCAATCGCATGCGTGCCGACCTGTCACTGGCACCTCTGGATATCGATACCATCACGAATTTCGTCGGCAAGGGTACAGAAAACCTGATGCGCCGCGTGCTGGCGGTTGATTATGCGGAGGACGGGGTGGAGCGGCATTTCGACGCGGCGCTGGCGTCGTATCAGCGCCATTACCATGCCATCAACGGCGACTTCAGCAGCGTTTATCCGGAAGTGCATGAAGGCTTGAAAGCCATGCAGGAAAGGCGTTTGCGCCTGGCTTGCGTGACCAACAAGCCGCTGGCATTTGCCCTGCCCCTGCTGGAAAAAACCGGTTTGCGCGGGTATTTCGAGATTGTCTATGGCGGCGACTCCTTCCCGAAAAAGAAACCCGATCCGCAACCGCTGCTGCAGGTCTGCAGCGATTTCGCACTGGCACCGGCGCAAGTGGTTGCGATCGGCGATTCGTCCAACGATGCTATCGCGGCACGCGCCGCGGGATGCCGGGTCTTGAACGTGCCATACGGATACAATCATGGTCAGGCTGTACATGAAATCGATTCGGATGGTATAGTTTCTTCGTTGCTTGAAGCAGCGCATCTGCTTTCAGCCTGA
- the rpe gene encoding ribulose-phosphate 3-epimerase, whose amino-acid sequence MPNYRIAPSILSADFARLGEEVRNVVAAGADIIHFDVMDNHYVPNLTVGPLVCQAIRPHVDVPIDVHLMVKPVDRIIPDFAKAGANIITFHPEASEHLDRSLQLIRDQGCKAGLVFNPGTPLHYLDHVMDKLDIILIMSVNPGFGGQSFIPHALNKIAAVRRLIDESGRDIMLEVDGGIKVENIAEAARAGADTFVAGSAIFGKADYKAVIDAMRGELAAV is encoded by the coding sequence ATGCCCAATTACCGTATTGCTCCCAGCATCCTGTCAGCCGACTTTGCCCGTCTGGGCGAGGAAGTCAGGAACGTTGTCGCCGCCGGCGCCGACATCATCCATTTCGATGTCATGGATAACCACTATGTGCCGAACCTGACCGTCGGCCCGCTGGTCTGCCAGGCGATCCGCCCCCACGTGGACGTACCGATCGACGTGCACCTGATGGTCAAGCCGGTGGACCGCATCATTCCCGACTTCGCCAAGGCGGGCGCCAACATCATCACTTTCCATCCGGAAGCCTCGGAGCATCTCGACCGCAGCCTGCAGCTGATCCGCGACCAGGGGTGCAAGGCTGGGTTGGTGTTCAATCCGGGCACGCCGCTGCACTACCTCGACCATGTCATGGACAAGCTCGACATTATCCTGATCATGTCGGTCAATCCGGGCTTTGGCGGCCAATCCTTCATTCCGCATGCCCTGAACAAGATTGCCGCCGTGCGCCGGCTGATCGATGAATCCGGCCGCGACATCATGCTGGAAGTCGATGGCGGCATCAAGGTCGAGAACATTGCAGAGGCTGCGCGTGCCGGCGCCGATACCTTCGTGGCCGGTTCCGCCATCTTCGGCAAGGCCGATTACAAGGCGGTTATCGACGCCATGCGCGGCGAACTGGCTGCCGTATGA
- the trpC gene encoding indole-3-glycerol phosphate synthase TrpC: protein MSDILNKILAVKADEVAAAKKYQDFASLRREVEGNTELRADLRGFEAALRAKIAAGGAAVISEVKKASPSKGILRANFDPAEIAASYAQHGAACLSVLTDEQFFHGKPAYLQQARKACALPAMRKDFLIDTYHVYQARALGADAILLIVAALDHGLMAEMEACAHELGMGVLVEVHDADELNAALRLKTAMLGINNRNLRTFETSLQTTIDFLPRIPPEKLVVTESGILGPDDVKRMRDANVNAFLVGEAFMRAPNPGLELGRLFA from the coding sequence ATGTCCGATATTCTCAACAAAATCCTGGCGGTCAAGGCCGACGAAGTCGCCGCTGCCAAGAAATACCAGGACTTCGCCAGCCTGCGGCGCGAAGTCGAAGGCAACACGGAACTGCGCGCCGACCTGCGCGGCTTCGAGGCAGCCCTGCGCGCCAAGATCGCTGCCGGCGGCGCAGCCGTGATTTCCGAAGTTAAAAAAGCCTCGCCTTCCAAAGGCATCCTGCGCGCCAATTTCGATCCGGCAGAAATCGCCGCAAGCTATGCGCAACATGGTGCGGCATGCCTGTCGGTGCTCACCGACGAACAGTTCTTCCATGGTAAGCCTGCCTACCTGCAGCAGGCGCGCAAGGCCTGTGCGCTGCCCGCCATGCGCAAGGATTTTTTGATCGACACTTATCATGTCTACCAGGCACGCGCCCTGGGCGCCGATGCCATTCTCCTGATCGTCGCCGCGCTGGACCATGGCCTGATGGCAGAGATGGAAGCCTGTGCGCATGAATTGGGCATGGGCGTACTGGTGGAAGTGCACGATGCCGATGAATTGAATGCAGCGCTGCGTTTGAAGACCGCCATGCTGGGCATTAATAACCGCAATCTGCGCACCTTCGAGACGTCACTGCAGACCACGATCGATTTCCTGCCGCGCATTCCGCCAGAGAAGCTGGTGGTGACCGAATCGGGCATTCTCGGCCCGGACGATGTCAAGCGCATGCGCGACGCCAACGTCAATGCCTTCCTGGTGGGCGAAGCATTCATGCGCGCGCCCAACCCCGGGCTGGAACTGGGCCGCCTGTTCGCCTGA